Proteins from a single region of Psilocybe cubensis strain MGC-MH-2018 chromosome 3, whole genome shotgun sequence:
- a CDS encoding Meiotically up-regulated gene 14 protein — MSATTSTSDNARHALEMESELMRRFPVPPTFESKLEERDYLKFRLAQAFRIFGNLGYNEGVAGHITVRDPIKPDCFWVNPFGLHFSLIQPSDLLLVDHQGKILDESGPRRILNVAAYMIHSTLHAARPDVLCAAHTHSIHGKAFSTLGIPLDMLTQDTCAFHDDHVVYTQFKGVVLDLEEGKAIAAALGSKKAAILQNHGILVATDSIEATVFFFIALEKACQVQLLADAAAGGTGRATVKIAPDDALNTYKKNGTLRVGWFQGLPEFQLLEAREGKTFNSTK; from the exons ATGTCAGCGACTACCAGCACCAGCGACAATGCTCGTCACGCACTCGAAATGGAATCCGAACTTATGCGTCGCTTTCCCGTACCACCGACATTTGAATCCAAGCTTGAGGAGCGGGACTACTTGAAATTCCGACTCGCCCAAGCGTTTCGCATCTTTG GTAATCTGGGATATAATGAGGGTGTCGCCGGCCATATCACTGTGCGG GACCCAATAAAGCCCGATTGTTTCTGGGTCAATCCATTT GGATTGCACTTCAGTTTAATCCAACCATCGGATTTACTTCTGGTGGA TCATCAAGGCAAAATCCTC GACGAATCAGGACCAAGGAGGATTCTGAACGTGGCGGCCTACATGATCCATTCGACTTTACATGCTGCGCGGCCCGATGTTTTATGTGCGGCCCACACACATTCCATCCATGGGAAAGCTTTTTCTACTCTGGGAATCCCACTTGATATGCTGACCCAGGACACATGCGCATTTCATGAc GATCACGTCGTCTATACTCAGTTCAAGGGTGTAGTTTTGGACCTTGAGGAAGGCAAGGCCATAGCGGCGGCCCTTGGAAGCAAGAAG GCCGCAATATTGCAAAACCATGGAATTCTAGTTGCGACGGATTCTATTGAAGCAAcagttttctttttcatcgCTTTAGAAAAGGCGTGTCAAGTCCAACTTTTAGCCGACGCCGCTGCTGGTGGAACAGGCAGAGCTACTGTCAAAATTGCTCCTGATGATGCTCTCAATACCTACAAGAAAAATGGCACTCTTCGAGTTGGATGGTTCCAAGGCCTCCCTGAATTTCAGCTCTTGGAAGCTCGTGAAGGCAAAACTTTCAACTCCACGAAATAA
- a CDS encoding Protein priB — protein sequence MPSQVAASRTFSFMNDDTDSVEASDEHVQRNRVGPKKPSGACVDCKSVKVRCEFVPGEKKCRRCQTKNLPCHPRERKKRKPADTHEQLQERSHEQDLYIQSLLGQYDQRCNEQKVNQWVSKASFNDNSECNPSSQHLNWMHKGKAPESAVISYFSSGMLPFIPPPIVKHCGLYPEDILELFDIYFNQVNPYFSLLDQNYHKPEKLLWDSPFLFTVICAVASRYYTARPNLYSLAMEFARDCAGKGLVEGDRSVEVCQAYLILAVYPVPKKRWAEDRSWLLMGVAIRMAIELGLNQPPPAHLDIREALNRTRTWLNCYCVDGSHAIQFGKLPMLHLDDYIARNSRNWYKTSPLNSPYDVHLCGYVQMIIHMAQWREYMKEDVTSPGHQPDEVIAAAIRTQAILAHEMDLWATAYAEEYMIMPMPICSYRGNTTQMITAYLKLVVLLVGFQKARIEDLRPDSEILIKSIEAARAVIRITLELMYPTGFLRYAMDATFLYVSFAGAFLINLFRPRFIHLLDDTTQNDIIVTVSRLISVLGSDDVALDGRHTPALYSRFLSSLMNKHGLVNNHNSHLRHQSRSSSSSFDSSQNRQVSPPDGFYWPDVHHDNSSGSHTPDLPGSFGYQERSHGVIDMDFSLSHFIKTVTSHQPISPPPSEDVQGFNESWQLWKSPDIQPMAWSQPVSVSGWSP from the exons ATGCCTTCTCAAGTGGCGGCATCGCGAACTTTCAGCTTCATGAACGATGATACGGATAGTGTTGAGGCCTCTGATGAACATGTTCAGCGCAATCGAGTTGGCCCCAAGAAACC ATCTGGTGCATGCGTCGACTGCAAATCTGTCAAG GTCCGTTGCGAATTCGTGCCCGGGGAAAAAAAATGTCGCCGATGCCAGACGAAGAACCTTCCATGCCATCCAcgagaaaggaaaaagaggaaaccTGCTGA CACACACGAACAACTTCAAGAACGGTCTCATGAGCAAGATTTGTACATTCAAAGTCTTTTGGGGCAATACGATCAGCGGTGCAACGAACAGAAGGTCAACCAGTGGGTTTCCAAAGCCTCGTTCAATGACAATAGTGAGTGCAATCCATCGAGC CAGCATCTGAATTGGATGCATAAGGGGAAAGCCCCCGAATCAGCTGTCATATCTTACTTTTCGTCAG GAATGTTGCCATTCATTCCTCCTCCGATCGTTAAACACTGCGGACTATATCCTGAAGATATCCTAGAGCTTTTTGATAT TTACTTCAATCAGGTTAAT CCGtatttctctcttcttgaCCAAAACTACCATAAGCCTGAGAAGCTGCTATGGGACAGCCCATTTTTGTTCACCGTTA TCTGTGCCGTTGCATCACGTTATTATACAGCTCGGCCTAATCTTTATTCGCTAGCAATGGAATTTGCGCGCGATTGCGCCGGTAAAGGATTGGTGGAAGGAGACAGGAGCGTGGAAGTTTGCCAGGCGTACTTGATATTGGCTGTCTATCCCGTGCCAAAGAAAAGATGGGCTGAAGACCGAAGTTGGCTTCTGATGGGTGTTGCAATACG AATGGCAATAGAACTGGGGTTAAATCAGCCACCTCCGGCCCATCTTGATATTCGAGAGGCGTTGAATCGAACTCGTACATGGTTGAACTGCTATTGTGTGGACGGTTCTCATGCTATCCAATTTGGAAAGTTGCCCATGTTACACCTTGATGATTACATTGCGCGCAACTCGCGGAACTGGTACAAAACGTCTCCACTAAATTCTCCTTATGACGTTCATCTATGCGGGTACGTCCAGATGATTATCCATATGGCCCAGTGGAGAGAATATATGAAAGAGGACGTAACAAGTCCGGGGCATCAG CCTGACGAGGTCATAGCCGCAGCAATTAGAACGCAGGCTATCTTAGCTCACGAGATGGATCTTTGGGCAACCGCATACGCTGAGGAATATATGATCATGC CTATGCCTATTTGTAGCTATCGCGGAAACACAACACAAAT GATCACGGCTTATTTGAAGCTGGTTGTTCTCCTTGTCGGCTTTCAAAAAGCAAGGATCGAAGACTTACGCCCAGATTCTGAAATTTTGATTAAATCAATAGAGGCTGCCCGAGCTGTGATTCGTATTACGTTGGAGCTAATGTACCCAACGGGGTTCCTTCGTTATGCCATGGACGCAACCTTCTTGTATGTATCTTTCGCTGGGGCCTTCTTGATTAAT CTGTTTCGACCGCGCTTTATTCATCTCCTAGACGATACTACGCAGAATGATATCATTGTCACGGTATCTCGCTTGATATCCGTGCTTGGATCTGACGATGTGGCATTGGACGGAAGGCATACCCCTGCTCTATATTCAAGGTTTCTGTcgtctctgatgaacaaaCACGGACTCGTAAATAACCATAATTCCCATTTACGACATCAATCGcgatcttcttcctcaagTTTTGATAGCTCACAAAATCGTCAGGTGTCACCACCAGATGGATTCTACTGGCCCGACGTTCATCACGACAATTCATCTGGTTCCCACACACCGGATCTCCCAGGAAGCTTTGGATATCAAGAGAGGTCGCATGGGGTGATCGACATGGATTTCAGTCTTTCTCATTTTATCAAGACCGTTACTTCTCATCAACCAATTTCTCCCCCTCCAAGTGAAGATGTGCAAGGTTTCAACGAGTCTTGGCAACTTTGGAAAAGCCCTGATATCCAGCCTATGGCTTGGTCGCAGCCGGTTTCTGTGTCTGGCTGGAGCCCTTGA
- a CDS encoding Alkaline phosphatase D: MRLLAFAHIICLSVNLISANHNVYERNLAYKSPFVDHPQLAHNTRNLHDTNIQRRQTIDAASFKDEHYITFYGSDFSNGDPFDTSVLLWTRAVPISSTGALPDQSVPVCLSFKIATTSDLSGKIIDSGEAFTSYDVDWTVKVEASGLKPDTKYFYQFSDCASKTSSPIGSTRTIASANNLMFPEQGWFNAYGFAAHNTTADIFIHLGDYIYESLGSGAKIGRQTLGRELATIHDYRQRLNQYRTDQSLVTAHQNAPWITVWYVADNSWKAGTADSNDTTIGCAFSPSGACFTDRKLAAVRAYHEWMPIRQVDPQDKLRIWRNFQIGKLLDLTMLDTRQYDRDLTDVYYNTVDLDAWDGYRANRARVLDHLYNNKISNTIILSGDSHANWVSDLAHPNDTVTYNPTTGAGAIGVEFAGTAVTSGSAFGSGITPEKADVISRTLVDVNADLQWSEGSYRGFFTLSIDSDHLNATYYAMRNVSFANLDGFASAQFTVKAGQNRLSRPVAGGSVNAGVLKSQL; this comes from the exons ATGCGTCTTCTGGCATTCGCCCACATCATCTGCCTGTCGGTTAATCTCATCTCCGCAAATCACAACGTATACGAGAGAAATCTTGCCTACAAGTCACCGTTTGTTGACCACCCTCAG CTTGCCCACAACACTAGAAACCTCCATGACACCAACATTCAACGCCGACAAACTATTGATGCGGCCAGTTTCAAAGATGAGCATTACATTACTTTCTATGGATCAGATTTTAGCAAT GGAGATCCGTTCGATACATCCGTTCTTCTTTGGACGCGTGCTGTTCCAATTTCCTCTACTGGTGCTTTACCGGACCAAAGCGTGCCTGTTTGCTTATCTTTCAAAATTGCTACCACCTCCGACCTATCTGGAAAAATCATAGATAGTGGAGAAGCTTTTACCAGCTATGACGTTGACTGGACAGTTAAGGTTGAAGCCTCGGGTTTGAAACCGGATACAAAATACTTCTATCAATTCAGCGACTGTGCTTCAAAAACATCAAGTCCTATTGGCTCCACCCGAACAATCGCAAGTGCAAATA ACTTAATGTTCCCTGAGCAAGGATGGTTCAACGCATATGGCTTTGCTGCCCATAATACGACAGCAGATATATTTATACACCTTGGTGATTAT ATTTACGAATCTTTGGGTAGTGG TGCCAAGATCGGCAGACAAACTCTGGGCCGCGAGCTGGCGACCATTCACGACTATCGACAACGACTCAACCAATACAGAACGGATCAGAGCCTTGTTACTGCGCACCAGAATGCCCCATGGATTACAGTTTGGTAT GTCGCAGACAACTCCTGGAAGGCAGGCACGGCAGATTCTAATGACACCACCATTGGCTGCGCCTTTTCTCCCTCGGGAGCGTGTTTCACTGATCGGAAGCTGGCGGCCGTGCGCGCTTATCACGAATGGATGCCAATCCGTCAGGTCGACCCCCAGGACAAGCTCAGGATATGGAGAAACTTCCAAATTGGAAAGCTACTAGATCTTACCATGCTTGATACTC GTCAATATGACCGGGATCTTACTGAT GTTTACTACAACACCG TTGACTTG GATGCATGGGATGGATACCGGGCCAATCGTGCTCGCGTGCTCGACCATCTCTACAACAACAAGATCAGCAATACCATCATTTTATCTGGAGACAGCCACGCTAACTGGGTATCTGATCTAGCTC ATCCCAATGACACAGTAAC CTACAACCCTACCACGGGTGCAGGTGCTATTGGTGTGGAGTTTGCGGGTACTGCCGTTACATCAGGGTCTGCCTTTGGTAGTGGTATCACTCCTGAGAAGGCAGATGTTATATCACGCACTCTCGTCGATGTCAATGCTGACCTTCAATGGAGCGAAGGATCTTATCGTGGCTTCTTCACATTGTCGATTGACTCAGACCATCTGAATGCTACCTACTATGCTATGCGGAACGTCT CTTTCGCTAATCTTGATGGATTTGCGAGCGCACAATTCACCGTCAAGGCTGGACAAAATAGACTCTCACGACCAGTCGCTGGTGGATCTGTCAACGCGGGCGTGTTGAAGTCCCAATTATAG
- a CDS encoding hypothetical protein (Uncharacterized protein UNK4.17), protein MADRRPSYRRPSGSASRRPSGVASRRPSIDPSKLVSMDKTSAVPGSDDFNVVFIGAGNIMFGSDEGPWNHSFRLEHKLGPRLKVVAIVDPSVERATSVLQQKCESFVVSAYKDTRVFKTFEEFVKNMSSHDRPRAVIIGSPPMFRGSTQPGRDIELQILKHIPGIAIFVEKPIATGEEIEINEAYEVGKRISDAKTVCSVGYMLRYLRAVQMMKKIIDENQLTVMSTIARYACAYESIAKLDWWDKAKSFGPIIEQGTHFCDLSRYFGGEVQIDSVQGHALEWDEPAGKLSKQAIDESQIPPERRIPRVTAATWKYDNGGVGSFTHLVALQGHNYSCEFEVYADGYSLKLVNPYVAPVLYIRKPGDDNETVMRFADDDPFFSEISNFIDTVEDIEEDLDSPQILSSYEDAVRTYELTWAIRKAAEKSAAALRAAAAAQ, encoded by the exons ATGGCGGACAGACGCCCTTCCTATCGTCGCCCATCCGGGTCTGCATCTCGTCGTCCATCTGGCGTGGCATCTCGTCGCCCATCTATCGATCCATCCAAACTTGTTTCTATGGATAA GACATCGGCCGTCCCTGGGTCTGACGACTTCAATGTTGTGTTCATTGGTGCTGGAAACATCATGTTCG GATCTGACGAAGGACCTTGGAACCATTCCTTCCGTCTGGAACA TAAATTGGGCCCTCGTCTCAAAGTCGTGGCAATAGTCGACCCGTCTGTCGAACGTGCAACCTCCGTTCTTCAACAGAAATGCGAATCTTTCGTCGTGTCTGCGTACAAAGACACCCGAGTGTTCAAGACCTTCGAAGAGTTCGTCAAAAATATGTCTTCTCATGATCGGCCACGTGCCGTTATCATTGGCAGCCCACCAATGTTCCGTGGGTCTACCCAGCCAGGACGCGACATTGAGCTTCAGATTCTCAAGCATATCCCTGGCATTGCTATTTTCGTTGAAAAGCCCATTGCCACTGGTGAGGAAATTGAAATTAATGAGGCATACGAAGTGGGCAAAAGGATTTCCGACGCGAAGACGGTGTGCTCAGTTGG ATACATGCTCCGTTATCTGAGAGCTGTCCaaatgatgaagaagattaTCGACGAGAATCAGCTCACGGTTATGAGCACTATCGCGCGATATGCCTGTGCCTACGAATCCATTGCAAAGTTGGATTGGTGGGACAAAGCTAAAAG CTTCGGCCCAATTATCGAGCAGGGAACTCATTTTTGTGATCTTTCTCGCTATTTCGGAGGAGAAGTTCAAATCGATTCCGTCCAAGGACATGCTCTGGAATGGGACGAACCGGCCGGTAAGCTTTCAAAACAAGCAATTGACGAGAGTCAGATACCACCGGAGAGAAGAATTCCACGAGTAACTGCTGCAACTTG GAAATATGACAATGGAGGTGTGGGAAGCTTTACACACCTTGTTGCCCTTCAAGGACACAATTACAGTTGCGAGTTCGAAGTTTACGCTGATGGATACTCTCTCAA ACTTGTGAATCCCTACGTTGCACCTGTGCTCTACATCCGCAAGCCAGGTGATGACAACGAGACGGTTATGCGCTTCGCTGATGACGATCCTTTCTTCTCCGAAATCTCCAATTTCATCGACACTGTGGAGGACATTGAGGAAGATTTGGACTCTCCTCAAATCCTTAGCTCTTACGAAG ATGCTGTTCGAACATATGAATTAACCTGGGCTATCCGCAAGGCGGCCGAAAAATCTGCTGCCGCACTTAGagctgccgctgctgcccaATGA